A section of the Dermacoccus nishinomiyaensis genome encodes:
- a CDS encoding TIGR03085 family metal-binding protein, which translates to MRKYAQAERHALCDTALRLGPDAPTLCVGWNVRDLMAHLAMRERRPEALGILVPQVRDASERTRERYALRPFEDLVDMVRKGPHEFSPFRIPAVDAHANLQEYFIHHEDILRAQLPAADQDGVRVLGADLQNALYDALPTAARMTLRRSAMRVAALCPGHAPLALNSPSEPIGEFIVAGQPSEVLLHLAGRMSFVEFEGEPDDINRFVAEPRGI; encoded by the coding sequence ATGCGCAAGTATGCCCAAGCCGAACGTCATGCCCTGTGCGACACCGCCCTGCGCCTCGGCCCGGACGCGCCGACGCTGTGCGTCGGCTGGAATGTCAGGGATCTCATGGCACACCTCGCGATGCGTGAGCGCCGCCCGGAGGCCCTCGGTATCCTCGTGCCCCAGGTGCGCGACGCGTCCGAACGCACCCGGGAGCGCTACGCGTTGCGCCCGTTCGAGGATCTCGTCGACATGGTGCGCAAGGGTCCGCACGAGTTCTCGCCGTTCCGCATCCCCGCCGTCGATGCGCACGCGAACCTGCAGGAGTACTTCATCCACCACGAGGACATCCTGCGCGCTCAGCTGCCGGCCGCCGACCAGGACGGCGTCCGCGTGCTGGGCGCCGACCTGCAGAACGCGCTCTACGACGCATTGCCCACGGCCGCACGGATGACGCTGCGCCGCTCGGCGATGCGCGTCGCGGCGCTGTGCCCGGGGCACGCGCCGCTGGCGCTCAACTCGCCGTCGGAGCCGATCGGCGAGTTCATCGTCGCCGGCCAGCCGAGCGAGGTGCTGCTGCACCTGGCCGGGCGGATGAGCTTCGTCGAGTTCGAGGGCGAGCCCGACGACATCAACCGGTTCGTCGCTGAACCGCGCGGCATCTGA
- the hisF gene encoding imidazole glycerol phosphate synthase subunit HisF, which yields MTVAVRVIPCLDVDAGRVVKGVNFENLRDAGDPVELAAKYGAQGADELTFLDVTASSSDRSTTYDVVSRTAEQVFIPLTVGGGVRTVDDVDRLLRAGADKVGINTGAIARPAVIGEIADRFGAQVLVLSADVRRVDGHYVVTTHGGRRASDLDAVEWCARAEALGAGEILLNSMDADGTKAGFDLDLVDAVRREVSVPLIASGGAGAVEHFEPAVAHGADAVLAASVFHYGELTIGDVKGALAAAGHPVR from the coding sequence ATGACTGTTGCCGTGCGTGTCATCCCGTGCCTCGACGTCGACGCCGGCCGCGTCGTCAAGGGCGTCAACTTCGAGAACCTGCGCGACGCGGGCGACCCCGTCGAGCTCGCCGCGAAGTACGGCGCCCAGGGCGCCGACGAGTTGACGTTCCTCGACGTGACGGCGAGCTCCTCGGATCGTTCGACGACGTACGACGTCGTCTCGCGCACCGCGGAGCAGGTCTTCATCCCGCTGACGGTCGGGGGAGGCGTGCGCACGGTCGACGACGTCGACCGGTTGCTGCGCGCCGGCGCCGACAAGGTCGGCATCAACACGGGCGCCATCGCTCGCCCCGCGGTCATCGGGGAGATCGCCGACCGGTTCGGCGCGCAGGTGCTCGTCCTGTCGGCCGACGTGCGCCGCGTCGATGGCCACTACGTCGTGACGACGCACGGTGGGCGTCGCGCGAGCGACCTCGACGCCGTCGAATGGTGTGCTCGCGCGGAGGCGCTGGGCGCCGGGGAGATTCTGCTCAACTCGATGGACGCCGACGGCACGAAGGCCGGCTTCGACCTCGACCTCGTCGACGCCGTGCGCCGCGAGGTCAGCGTCCCGCTCATCGCGAGCGGCGGCGCGGGCGCCGTCGAGCACTTCGAGCCGGCCGTCGCGCACGGCGCTGACGCGGTGCTCGCCGCGTCGGTGTTCCACTACGGCGAGCTGACGATCGGTGACGTCAAGGGTGCCCTTGCGGCGGCGGGGCACCCGGTGCGCTGA
- a CDS encoding ABC transporter ATP-binding protein encodes MTSADLAPDASPVRVAAAGAREQWRAFTPAVIGATAYGILTVLTARVIGHLVADVVTPAVRDRHLDGAMVWQIVWQLGGVVALNAAAVILRRIAAGVAYNNLIASTRRQVTRAYQLLPMRWHLAHPSGQLLSHANSDVEAIWNIFQPLPMALGVAVMLAFGFVSIFLVDVWLGVVALVVFPLLIVINYWFQVVMRARVEASQAARARVSAVADESFDGALVVKALGRADAEVSRFGDAAGELRDANVRLGRTEGIFDPMTNALPTIGSLLVVLVGAERVASGAITAADVVEVAYLFNLLAWPVRAFGWILFSLPQVAIGWKRVKPILDEAGSTVVPARTLELPGGPIAVDVEHVTFRHDARPAAGADAEGESEDGADVAEGLQERRAALTDVTLRVPAGGSLAVVGATGAGKTTLAQVIAGLTTPDSGSVLYDGVPAAHAVAREERVALATQEAFVFNESTRENVALGRAGVDAGAIDAALGVAHAKGFVAALPEGEDTSLGERGSRLSGGQRQRVALARVLAGRPGLVVLDDATSAIDPAVEGQILTSLEEATDGCTSVIIAHRRSSILLADEVAFLDAGRVVAQGTHEELMATQPAYALLLTAYETQDSSASGDESEGGGQGDSDRGASDGATSAPPHAGSDEAPAGQGIAGQTGVFHESGEADERGALGAMTAAPEASVVDAVREEGEAR; translated from the coding sequence GTGACCTCAGCCGACCTGGCCCCTGACGCCTCACCTGTGCGCGTGGCCGCCGCCGGCGCCCGCGAGCAGTGGCGAGCGTTCACGCCCGCCGTCATCGGCGCGACGGCATACGGCATCCTCACCGTCCTCACCGCCCGCGTCATCGGCCACCTCGTCGCGGACGTCGTCACGCCGGCGGTGCGCGATCGTCACCTGGACGGTGCGATGGTCTGGCAGATCGTGTGGCAGCTCGGCGGCGTCGTCGCGCTCAACGCGGCCGCCGTCATCCTGCGCCGCATCGCGGCGGGCGTGGCGTACAACAACCTCATCGCCTCGACGCGGCGGCAGGTGACGCGCGCCTACCAGCTACTGCCCATGCGCTGGCACCTCGCGCACCCGTCGGGTCAGCTGCTGTCGCACGCGAACTCGGACGTCGAGGCGATCTGGAACATCTTCCAGCCGCTGCCGATGGCGCTCGGCGTCGCCGTCATGCTGGCGTTCGGGTTCGTCTCGATCTTCCTCGTCGACGTGTGGCTCGGCGTCGTCGCGCTCGTCGTGTTCCCGCTGCTGATCGTCATCAACTACTGGTTCCAGGTCGTCATGCGCGCCCGCGTGGAAGCGTCGCAGGCCGCGCGAGCGCGCGTCAGCGCCGTCGCGGACGAGAGCTTCGACGGCGCACTCGTCGTCAAGGCGCTCGGGCGAGCGGACGCGGAGGTGTCCCGGTTCGGTGACGCCGCGGGCGAGCTGCGCGACGCCAACGTCAGGCTCGGACGTACCGAGGGCATCTTCGACCCGATGACGAACGCGCTGCCGACGATCGGTTCGCTGCTCGTGGTCCTCGTCGGCGCCGAGCGGGTCGCGTCAGGCGCGATCACGGCGGCCGACGTCGTCGAGGTGGCGTACCTGTTCAACCTGCTCGCATGGCCGGTGCGTGCGTTCGGCTGGATCCTGTTCAGCCTGCCGCAGGTCGCGATCGGGTGGAAGCGCGTCAAGCCGATCCTCGACGAGGCGGGCTCGACAGTGGTGCCCGCCCGCACGCTGGAGCTACCCGGTGGGCCGATCGCCGTCGACGTCGAGCACGTGACGTTCCGTCACGACGCGCGGCCGGCGGCGGGGGCTGATGCTGAGGGCGAGTCGGAGGACGGTGCCGACGTGGCCGAGGGCCTTCAGGAGCGGCGCGCAGCGTTGACCGACGTGACGCTGCGCGTGCCCGCGGGCGGATCGCTCGCCGTCGTCGGGGCGACGGGTGCCGGCAAGACGACGCTCGCTCAGGTCATCGCGGGGCTGACGACGCCCGATTCGGGCAGCGTGCTCTATGACGGCGTGCCCGCCGCGCATGCCGTGGCACGCGAGGAGCGGGTGGCGCTCGCGACGCAGGAGGCGTTCGTGTTCAACGAGTCGACGCGTGAGAACGTCGCGCTGGGGCGCGCCGGTGTGGATGCGGGGGCTATCGATGCGGCGCTCGGTGTCGCGCACGCCAAGGGGTTCGTCGCGGCGCTGCCGGAGGGGGAGGACACGTCGCTCGGCGAGCGCGGATCGCGGCTCTCTGGCGGTCAGCGTCAGCGCGTGGCGCTCGCGCGCGTGCTCGCGGGACGCCCCGGGCTCGTCGTGCTCGACGATGCGACGAGTGCCATCGACCCCGCGGTCGAAGGGCAGATCCTCACGTCCCTCGAGGAGGCGACGGACGGCTGCACAAGCGTCATCATCGCGCACCGCCGCTCGAGCATCCTGCTCGCCGACGAGGTCGCGTTCCTCGACGCCGGGCGCGTCGTCGCTCAAGGCACGCACGAAGAACTCATGGCGACGCAGCCGGCTTATGCGCTGTTGCTCACGGCGTACGAGACGCAGGACTCTTCAGCGTCCGGGGACGAGTCTGAGGGCGGGGGCCAAGGCGACTCAGACCGCGGCGCATCGGACGGGGCGACATCGGCTCCGCCTCATGCGGGGTCGGACGAGGCGCCCGCGGGGCAGGGGATCGCAGGGCAGACGGGGGTGTTCCACGAATCGGGTGAAGCGGACGAACGCGGCGCGTTGGGAGCCATGACCGCGGCACCCGAAGCGTCGGTCGTCGATGCCGTCCGCGAGGAAGGCGAGGCGCGATGA
- a CDS encoding HNH endonuclease signature motif containing protein: protein METLEMTDAANIVARLSELPGEAVLAVWGELTTRVAEEVLTDPASLVPLTDGGASLDGRLDALMSHRRHLERAAALTQRVARSAEAVTHMLASEHHDSVRRHDVLSGEAMGEGASDDSRAYDVEAGEFAASALGGALGLTAPAARAMAAGASTLRARHPGLLAASARGDGSVRVAAMLAGELAHLEADAARSVAQMLIDSGDHRRAHQAARQACRKTLRRLGLTRPADEVEVESTRGVWFEPHLEFESLCTMTAVLDTYDATAIQAVMEERARRLQENSAPGARLFVGAARADALTDLILENCTVTATLNLQVPIIARPPDPSRSAVAGLLDPPRSTGVPDAEDVSDLLDARVPRPAIGVPPGHSPASPATSSMVLGACGVRGVGVLSAGVVARLAATAGVGFTATLASHHGCGRITTLATTTAAHRPSVGIAKLVRERDGVCRFPFCETAASRCDLDHVMPFDQGGPTSATNLQALCRHHHRAKTHGGFRVRMTPDGVCTWLSPSGARWVTEPGGITHADAVRAA, encoded by the coding sequence ATGGAAACGCTAGAGATGACGGACGCGGCGAACATCGTCGCGCGTCTCTCTGAGCTGCCCGGTGAGGCTGTCCTGGCCGTTTGGGGCGAGCTGACGACGCGGGTCGCAGAGGAGGTTCTCACCGATCCGGCATCGCTCGTTCCGCTCACCGATGGAGGCGCGAGCCTGGACGGTCGGTTGGACGCCCTGATGAGTCACCGTCGCCACCTTGAACGCGCTGCGGCGCTCACACAACGTGTTGCACGCAGCGCCGAAGCGGTCACGCACATGCTGGCCTCCGAACACCATGACAGTGTGCGTCGCCACGACGTCCTCAGCGGCGAGGCGATGGGTGAGGGCGCGTCCGACGATTCTCGGGCCTACGACGTCGAGGCCGGCGAGTTCGCGGCCTCAGCGCTCGGCGGCGCACTCGGGCTGACGGCGCCCGCCGCCCGGGCGATGGCGGCGGGGGCTTCGACGCTGCGTGCGCGCCATCCCGGCCTGCTGGCGGCCTCGGCACGCGGAGACGGCTCCGTGCGGGTGGCGGCGATGCTGGCGGGGGAGCTCGCGCACCTCGAGGCGGACGCTGCGCGCTCCGTGGCACAGATGCTCATCGACAGCGGAGATCATCGACGCGCTCACCAGGCGGCGCGGCAGGCGTGCCGCAAGACCCTGCGTCGGCTCGGTCTCACTCGCCCTGCCGACGAGGTCGAGGTGGAGTCGACGCGCGGGGTGTGGTTCGAGCCGCACCTCGAGTTCGAGTCGCTGTGCACGATGACAGCCGTTCTCGACACCTACGACGCCACGGCCATCCAGGCCGTGATGGAGGAACGTGCGCGGCGCCTGCAGGAGAACTCTGCCCCCGGCGCTCGGCTTTTCGTCGGCGCAGCGCGGGCTGACGCGCTCACCGACCTCATCCTCGAGAACTGCACCGTGACGGCCACGCTGAACCTGCAGGTGCCGATCATCGCGCGACCTCCCGACCCGTCGAGATCCGCCGTCGCGGGGCTCCTCGACCCGCCGAGATCCACGGGCGTCCCGGACGCGGAGGACGTGTCCGACCTGCTTGACGCGAGGGTCCCTCGGCCCGCCATTGGAGTGCCGCCGGGTCATTCCCCGGCGTCGCCCGCAACGTCGTCGATGGTCCTGGGTGCCTGTGGCGTGCGCGGCGTCGGTGTTCTTTCTGCTGGCGTCGTCGCCCGCCTCGCCGCTACGGCTGGTGTGGGATTCACGGCGACGCTCGCGTCGCACCACGGGTGTGGTCGCATCACGACGCTGGCCACCACGACGGCTGCTCACCGCCCAAGTGTCGGCATCGCCAAGCTCGTGCGGGAGCGCGACGGCGTGTGCCGCTTCCCGTTCTGCGAAACGGCCGCCTCGCGGTGCGACCTCGACCACGTCATGCCGTTCGACCAGGGCGGGCCGACGAGCGCGACCAACCTGCAGGCGCTGTGTCGTCACCATCACCGCGCCAAGACCCACGGGGGCTTCCGCGTGAGGATGACGCCCGACGGCGTCTGCACGTGGCTGTCGCCCTCCGGTGCCCGCTGGGTCACCGAACCCGGCGGCATCACACACGCCGACGCCGTTCGCGCCGCCTGA
- a CDS encoding nucleoside/nucleotide kinase family protein, translating into MDDARAGSLSAPVRPEAAALACVPHVEHDDALAHVEARMTRPRWLVTIDGRSGSGKTQLAGALHDRHVDAQIVHLDDLYRDWDGLSAGLVRARHIAEQWSRHNASTYLPTHWPGTAARGRVTITPDRPLIVEGVGATWVGRSLAHAALWLEAERETRKRRALERDGETFVPYWLAWELQEDAWFAAHPPRPDALVRVPDDPIRG; encoded by the coding sequence GTGGATGACGCACGCGCCGGCTCGCTCTCGGCCCCCGTGCGTCCCGAGGCCGCCGCCCTCGCGTGCGTGCCGCACGTCGAACACGACGACGCCCTCGCGCACGTCGAGGCGCGGATGACGCGCCCGCGCTGGCTCGTCACGATCGACGGCCGCTCCGGCTCGGGCAAGACGCAGCTCGCCGGCGCTCTGCACGATCGTCACGTGGACGCCCAGATCGTCCACCTCGACGATCTGTACCGCGACTGGGACGGGCTGTCGGCGGGGCTCGTGCGGGCCCGTCACATCGCCGAGCAGTGGTCACGCCACAACGCGAGCACCTACCTGCCGACCCACTGGCCGGGCACGGCGGCGCGAGGACGCGTCACAATCACACCCGATCGTCCGCTCATCGTCGAAGGCGTCGGCGCGACCTGGGTCGGACGGTCGCTCGCCCACGCCGCCCTGTGGCTGGAGGCCGAGCGCGAGACACGCAAGCGGCGCGCGCTGGAGCGCGACGGCGAGACGTTCGTGCCCTACTGGCTCGCGTGGGAGTTGCAGGAGGACGCCTGGTTCGCGGCGCACCCACCGCGCCCCGACGCGCTCGTTCGCGTGCCGGACGACCCCATTCGGGGCTGA
- a CDS encoding PH domain-containing protein, whose translation MSDVDAYRPFVPRRGRAMAFTAAALSVVVFGIVAFVLVPGGGATGWTTMDKWSLFFLGCAIGWMLSRWGLVKAVPNERGLKVRNLILTREIEWAEILGVQFGGGRAWATLDLADTEQLAVMAIQRADGPSAEAEASRLAALVEVARQRAAAAAGAHD comes from the coding sequence ATGAGTGACGTCGACGCCTACCGTCCCTTCGTCCCGCGACGCGGGCGGGCGATGGCGTTCACCGCGGCGGCGCTGTCCGTCGTCGTGTTCGGCATCGTCGCGTTCGTCCTCGTGCCCGGTGGCGGTGCGACGGGGTGGACGACGATGGACAAGTGGTCGCTGTTCTTCCTCGGGTGTGCCATCGGCTGGATGCTGTCGCGCTGGGGGCTCGTCAAGGCAGTGCCGAACGAGCGCGGCCTCAAGGTGCGCAACCTCATCCTCACGCGTGAGATCGAGTGGGCCGAGATCCTCGGCGTCCAGTTCGGCGGCGGGCGGGCCTGGGCGACGCTCGACCTCGCCGACACCGAGCAGCTCGCCGTCATGGCCATCCAGCGCGCTGACGGCCCGTCGGCCGAGGCGGAGGCCTCGCGCCTCGCGGCCCTCGTCGAGGTCGCTCGTCAGCGTGCCGCGGCCGCGGCGGGCGCGCACGACTGA
- a CDS encoding helix-turn-helix transcriptional regulator: MSTLVTALLVLEGAGLEGDSPGATDATVVRAKLERLLPGSLRRRAVATATATNVLTSGLEPVDARLHGLLVDSRPTWHRALRHSDGDGRVCDRQVQPLICFIREGRWYLLRHDLHRRDWRVFRLDRITSATADPAVTGRSPPTFPDESLERWLTSDFDRRSLPADHLPGGNSATSRGDDESASAEQDGG; the protein is encoded by the coding sequence GTGTCCACCCTCGTCACGGCCCTGCTCGTGCTCGAGGGGGCAGGTCTCGAAGGAGACAGCCCCGGGGCGACGGACGCCACAGTCGTGCGCGCCAAGCTCGAACGCCTGCTGCCGGGGTCGCTGCGTCGACGAGCCGTCGCGACCGCGACGGCGACCAACGTGCTGACGAGTGGGCTCGAGCCTGTCGACGCGCGCCTGCACGGTCTGCTCGTCGACAGCCGCCCAACGTGGCATCGTGCACTTCGCCATTCCGACGGCGACGGCCGTGTCTGCGATCGACAGGTGCAACCGCTCATCTGCTTCATCCGCGAGGGCCGCTGGTACCTCCTCCGCCATGACCTGCACCGTCGCGACTGGCGCGTTTTCCGCCTCGACCGGATCACCTCCGCCACGGCAGACCCCGCCGTCACCGGCCGGTCACCGCCAACCTTCCCCGACGAATCACTCGAGAGGTGGCTCACGTCGGACTTCGACCGACGCTCCCTGCCGGCGGACCACCTTCCGGGAGGCAACTCGGCGACGAGCCGAGGCGATGACGAATCAGCGAGCGCCGAGCAGGATGGCGGGTAA
- a CDS encoding SDR family oxidoreductase: MRIAITTPNGNVGRHLIRMLVRVGVRPVLLARHPAQIARELRPLVDIVEADSLDRDEVVAATRGIDAVYWVNPSPMTADPLAEHARASEAIVGAVRANGIRRVVFHSSVGAEKRHCVGGIDGLAATELSLDALDVDVTHLRCGYFFSNLTRHLAAIRQGETDTVLRVDHAFSWVAPRDVAEMAALCLLDEGWQARHVRAVHGSRDLSWRDVTRILFDHVGNAVAARQISDAA; encoded by the coding sequence ATGCGCATCGCCATCACGACACCCAATGGAAACGTGGGTCGCCACCTGATTCGTATGCTCGTCCGAGTCGGGGTACGGCCCGTGCTCTTGGCACGGCATCCCGCGCAGATCGCGCGGGAACTGCGCCCCCTCGTCGACATCGTCGAGGCGGATTCGCTGGACCGCGACGAGGTCGTCGCCGCGACTCGCGGGATTGATGCCGTGTACTGGGTGAATCCGAGCCCGATGACCGCTGATCCGCTCGCTGAGCATGCTCGGGCGAGCGAGGCAATCGTGGGTGCCGTCCGCGCGAACGGCATCAGGCGCGTCGTGTTCCACAGCAGCGTGGGGGCAGAGAAGCGCCACTGTGTGGGAGGGATCGACGGCCTTGCCGCGACGGAGTTGTCGCTCGACGCGCTCGACGTCGACGTCACGCACCTGCGGTGCGGTTATTTCTTCTCCAACCTCACCCGGCACCTGGCGGCGATCCGCCAGGGCGAAACCGACACGGTGCTCCGGGTTGATCACGCATTCAGCTGGGTGGCGCCGCGTGACGTCGCCGAGATGGCGGCACTCTGCCTCCTTGACGAGGGGTGGCAGGCGCGTCATGTCCGAGCGGTTCACGGGTCGCGGGATCTCTCGTGGCGCGACGTCACGCGCATTCTCTTCGACCACGTGGGAAATGCGGTGGCGGCGCGCCAGATCAGCGATGCGGCGTGA
- a CDS encoding ABC transporter ATP-binding protein, whose translation MKRRSTAATETAATAQAAGATPVVSDRGTLRRGLQLAPEMTRGLGWTLLLALVATTSNVIVPMTIQRAIDDGILAPGGIDLGVVRWTCALAVVGVVVAGLCSYVMNVRLFKASEAGLATLRVKAFAHVHALSTLTLNASRRGSMVSRVTSDVDQISMFVQRGGMMLIVSIGQLLVATALMLWYSPLLTAVVWATFVPLVFLLRHFQRVVGRAYGVVRERVADMLSAISESVAGAATVRLFGVQERTQARMDETIERQRRAAISAQIRAVGAFVSGQGISGLALVLVLAVGAWQGAHGRMSVGEITAFVFLTNLFTQPVQTATEVLNDLQNALAGWRRIIEVLDTPLEVEPPTEPVTLPRGPVGVEFNDVTFAYRAGDKPAIVGLTASVAAGRRVAVVGETGSGKSTLAKLLTRLVDPSDGVVRLGAVDLRDLDDASLRASVAYLPQEGFLFDGTIADNVRFARPDLSNEDVAAAFDAIGCGAWLAGQPAGVQTQVGARGGRLSAGERQLVALARTYVAGPDVLVLDEATSSVDPTTDVAVGRALDQLMTGRTSVVIAHRLASAESADEVWVMDAGRLVQRGPHTALVAAGGPYARLHAGWVASHAH comes from the coding sequence ATGAAGCGGCGCTCGACAGCCGCCACGGAGACAGCCGCCACGGCGCAGGCGGCGGGCGCGACTCCCGTCGTCAGTGATCGCGGCACCCTTCGGCGCGGCCTGCAGCTCGCACCCGAGATGACGCGTGGGCTCGGGTGGACCCTGCTGCTCGCTCTCGTCGCGACGACGAGCAACGTCATCGTCCCCATGACGATCCAGCGCGCGATCGATGACGGCATCCTCGCGCCGGGCGGCATCGACCTCGGTGTCGTGCGCTGGACGTGTGCGCTCGCGGTGGTCGGCGTCGTCGTCGCCGGGCTGTGCTCGTACGTGATGAACGTGCGGCTGTTCAAGGCGTCGGAGGCGGGTCTCGCGACGTTGCGCGTCAAGGCGTTCGCGCACGTGCATGCGCTGTCGACGTTGACGCTCAACGCATCGCGGCGCGGTTCGATGGTCTCGCGCGTGACGAGTGACGTCGACCAGATCTCGATGTTCGTGCAGCGCGGCGGCATGATGCTCATCGTCTCGATCGGGCAGTTGCTCGTCGCGACGGCCCTGATGCTGTGGTACTCGCCGCTGCTGACGGCCGTCGTGTGGGCGACGTTCGTGCCGCTCGTGTTCCTGCTGCGGCACTTCCAGCGCGTCGTCGGGCGGGCGTACGGCGTCGTGCGTGAGCGCGTCGCGGACATGCTCAGTGCGATCTCGGAGTCGGTCGCGGGTGCCGCGACTGTGCGGTTGTTCGGGGTGCAGGAGCGCACGCAGGCGCGCATGGACGAGACGATCGAACGTCAGCGTCGTGCGGCCATCAGCGCGCAGATCCGCGCGGTCGGTGCGTTCGTGTCCGGGCAGGGCATCTCGGGGCTCGCGCTCGTCCTCGTGCTCGCCGTCGGCGCGTGGCAGGGGGCGCACGGGCGGATGAGCGTCGGTGAGATCACGGCGTTCGTGTTCCTGACGAACCTGTTCACGCAGCCGGTGCAGACGGCGACGGAGGTGCTCAACGACCTGCAGAACGCGCTCGCCGGGTGGCGTCGCATCATCGAGGTGCTCGACACGCCACTCGAGGTCGAGCCGCCCACCGAGCCGGTGACGTTGCCGCGAGGGCCCGTCGGGGTCGAATTCAATGACGTGACGTTCGCGTATCGCGCGGGCGACAAGCCCGCTATCGTCGGGCTGACGGCGTCGGTGGCCGCAGGTCGTCGTGTCGCCGTCGTCGGTGAGACCGGTTCGGGCAAGAGCACGCTCGCGAAGTTGCTGACACGACTCGTCGATCCGTCCGACGGTGTCGTGCGTCTCGGAGCCGTCGATCTGCGCGACCTCGACGACGCGTCGCTACGCGCGTCCGTCGCGTACCTGCCGCAGGAAGGGTTCTTGTTCGACGGCACGATCGCCGACAACGTGCGCTTCGCGCGCCCCGACCTGTCGAATGAGGACGTCGCCGCCGCGTTCGACGCCATCGGCTGCGGCGCGTGGTTGGCGGGGCAGCCCGCCGGAGTACAGACGCAGGTCGGCGCTCGCGGCGGGCGGTTGAGTGCGGGGGAGCGGCAGCTCGTGGCGCTCGCGCGCACGTACGTCGCGGGCCCTGACGTGCTCGTGCTCGACGAGGCGACCTCCAGCGTCGATCCCACGACGGACGTCGCCGTGGGTCGAGCGCTCGATCAGTTGATGACCGGCCGCACGAGCGTCGTCATCGCGCACCGCCTCGCGAGCGCCGAGAGTGCCGACGAGGTGTGGGTCATGGACGCAGGGCGCCTCGTGCAGCGAGGCCCGCACACGGCGCTCGTCGCCGCCGGCGGGCCCTATGCGCGCCTGCACGCCGGCTGGGTGGCGTCGCACGCGCATTGA